The Hornefia porci genome contains the following window.
TGGACAGGCAGTGACGGAGGGCTATGAAGGGTTACGAAGTTCAGGGGCACGTCTCCCGACGATGAAACCGGAGGGTCTGAAGCCGGTGCGAGAGAAAGAGGAAATCGATTTCTCAAAGGTCCGGGTGGAGCCTTTGTTCGAGGATATGGTGGACTTCGACACCTTCAGCAAGTCTGATTTCCGGGCGGTGAAAATAAAAGAATGCTTTGCTGTTCCCAAAAGCAATAAGCTTCTGCAGTTTACTCTGAATGACGGAAGCGGCAAGGACAGGACGATTCTGAGCGGGATTCATCCGTGGTATGAACCGGAAGAGCTGGTGGGCAAAACTGCGCTGGCCATCACCAACCTGCCGCCGCGGAAAATGATGGGAGTGGAATCCTGCGGAATGCTTTGTTCCATGATCTGCGACTACGAGGGCGAAGAACATCTGGATTTCATCCTGCTGGACGATCATATTCCTGCAGGCGCGAAGCTGTACTAGCAAGAGCAAGGAGCGCACGCGACGCAGCGATTGCGTCCGGCAGAAAAGCGCAAACGGGTTTGCGCCTGCCGGAGACAGCAAAGGCATGCGCAGGAGGCGTCCCAACCACAGGAAGGAAAAAAGGGAGGGCTCCGGAGTCGCGAAGCTGTACTAGCAAGAGCAAGGAGCGTATGCGACGCAGCGAATGGGCAGTTCCATCGAGGAACTGCCCATTATGTTTGCCCAGCATGGGCGTTCTCTAACGGGTGAAAGCATCAGGGAACAGCTGCGGACAAGGAAATATAAACCACAGCCGGTCAGACGGGTGGAGATACCGAAGCCGGATGGCGGTGTCAGGAACCTTGGAGCACCAACGGTAGTTGACCGCTTTGTACAACAGGCGGTAGCACAGATGCTCACTCCGATATTTGAGGAGCAGTTCCACGACCACAGCTACGGTTTCAGACCAAACCGGTGTGCATAACAGGCAGTTCTGAAGGCATTGGAGATGATGAATGACGGACACAGTTGGATCGTGGACATCGACCTTGCGAAGTTCTTTGACTCATTTGCCAAAGGGTACAAAGCCAGACCACACACCAAAGCGGTGGCAAAGTTCAAGGCACAGATGAAGAAACTGACATGCAGGAGCTGGGGAGTAAGCAATGCCTATAAAGTACAGAAGCTTAACCAACTAATCCGAGGATGGATTAACTATTTCAAAATCGGGAGCATTACGAATTTTCTTATCCTATACTTTAGTTGGCGTTCTTTCGGGCATGCATTACAACAAGAATGTGCAGTAGATATATATGTTAACGATGCATAATAATTACTTGCCCATTAACTCTCCCTTTGGTAAGATAAAGGAAAGTTAATGGGCAAGTTAAAAGTAAGATGCTCTTTTCAAATCAGGAGGAAATGATGGCAATTCCGATCAATATAGAAGAGCTGCTTCGTCAGCAGGTGATAGAAAGTGCACGTATAGAATACAAGGCAGATTGGAATCCAGAACCGGTTTTGCATTCTATTACTGCCTTTGCCAATGATTTTGACAACCTCGGCGGTGGATATATCGTCATAGGCGTTGAAGAACAGAATGGATACCCGAGATTCCCGGTAAAAGGCCTGGATAAAAATATATTAGATGCTATTCAGAAAGACCTTCTCAATAAGTGTAACTTTATAGAACCACGATATATACCGGTCATAGAGCCTGCGCAGATCGACGGGCGAGATATTTTTGTTTTATGGATTCCTGGAGGAGGTGACAGGCCTTATAAATGTCCGGTCAAAATATATACGGAGAAAGGCGCA
Protein-coding sequences here:
- a CDS encoding methionine--tRNA ligase subunit beta, with the translated sequence MREKEEIDFSKVRVEPLFEDMVDFDTFSKSDFRAVKIKECFAVPKSNKLLQFTLNDGSGKDRTILSGIHPWYEPEELVGKTALAITNLPPRKMMGVESCGMLCSMICDYEGEEHLDFILLDDHIPAGAKLY